One Halobaculum sp. CBA1158 DNA segment encodes these proteins:
- a CDS encoding CDC48 family AAA ATPase encodes MKLTVKPLKQKDAGRRLAAIDRVAAEELDLSGGDYIRIEGDSTAIARVWPGYPEDDNTGVVRIDGQLRQEAGVGIDDRVTIEAADVEPADRITIALPQQFGIRGNVGSIIRDKLSGQPVTQGQTIRFPLGLGLMGGGSQAVPLKIASTEPTGTVVITDSTEVDISEKPAEQIAESATGGGAETPDVAYEDIGGLDDELEQVREMIELPMRHPELFKRLGIEPPKGVLLHGPPGTGKTLIAKAVANEIDAHFQTLSGPEIMSKYYGESEEQLREVFEEAAENAPAIIFMDELDSIAPKREEAGGDVERRVVAQLLSLMDGLEERGEVVVIGATNRVDAIDPALRRGGRFDREIEIGVPDRDGRKEILQVHTRNMPLSEDIDIDEYAETTHGFVGADIASLAKEAGMNAIRRIRPQIDLDEDEIDAEILESIEITSRDMKEALKGIEPSALREVFVEVPDVTWGDVGGLEGTKERLRETIQWPLDYPEVFEQMDMESAKGVLMYGPPGTGKTLLAKAVANESESNFISVKGPELLNKYVGESEKGVREIFSKARENSPTIVFFDEIDAIATERGSNSSDSGVSERVVSQLLTELDGLETLEDVVVIATTNRPDLIDSALLRPGRLDRHVHVPVPDEDGRRKIFEVHTDHKPLADDVDLNALARRTEGYVGADIEAVCREASMNASREFIQSVSPEEVDDSVGNVRVTMAHFEDALDEVNPSVTDETRQRYEEIEQRFQSTEPREQSETELGRTFQ; translated from the coding sequence ATGAAACTCACAGTCAAACCGCTGAAACAGAAGGACGCCGGGCGTCGCCTGGCCGCTATCGACCGCGTCGCCGCCGAGGAACTCGATCTCTCGGGCGGGGACTACATTCGAATCGAGGGCGACTCCACGGCGATCGCCCGCGTCTGGCCGGGGTATCCGGAGGACGACAACACGGGCGTCGTCCGTATCGACGGTCAACTCCGCCAGGAGGCCGGCGTCGGTATCGACGACAGAGTGACGATCGAGGCCGCGGACGTAGAGCCCGCCGACCGGATCACGATCGCGCTCCCGCAGCAGTTCGGGATACGCGGCAACGTCGGCTCGATCATCCGCGACAAGCTCTCGGGCCAGCCGGTCACGCAGGGGCAGACCATCCGGTTCCCCCTCGGACTCGGGCTCATGGGCGGCGGCTCGCAGGCCGTCCCGCTGAAGATCGCGTCCACCGAGCCGACCGGTACCGTCGTCATCACCGACTCGACGGAGGTCGACATCTCCGAGAAGCCCGCCGAACAGATCGCCGAGTCGGCGACAGGCGGCGGCGCGGAGACGCCGGACGTCGCCTACGAGGACATCGGCGGCCTCGACGACGAACTTGAGCAGGTGCGCGAGATGATCGAGCTGCCGATGCGGCACCCGGAGCTGTTCAAGCGCCTCGGTATCGAGCCGCCGAAGGGCGTGCTCCTCCACGGCCCGCCGGGCACGGGGAAGACGCTGATAGCGAAGGCCGTCGCCAACGAGATCGACGCGCACTTCCAGACGCTCTCGGGCCCCGAGATCATGTCGAAGTACTACGGGGAGTCCGAGGAGCAACTGCGTGAGGTGTTCGAGGAGGCCGCCGAGAACGCCCCCGCGATCATCTTCATGGACGAACTGGATTCCATCGCGCCCAAGCGCGAGGAGGCCGGCGGCGACGTGGAACGCCGCGTCGTGGCCCAACTGCTCTCGCTGATGGACGGGCTCGAGGAGCGCGGCGAGGTCGTCGTCATCGGCGCGACCAACCGCGTTGACGCCATCGACCCGGCGCTGCGCCGCGGCGGTCGCTTCGACCGCGAGATCGAGATCGGCGTGCCCGACCGCGACGGCCGCAAGGAGATCCTCCAGGTCCACACCCGGAACATGCCGCTGTCGGAGGACATCGACATCGACGAGTACGCCGAGACCACCCACGGCTTCGTCGGCGCGGACATCGCCAGCCTGGCGAAGGAGGCTGGGATGAACGCCATCCGTCGTATCCGGCCACAGATCGACCTCGATGAAGACGAGATCGACGCGGAGATCCTCGAGTCGATCGAGATCACGAGCCGCGACATGAAGGAGGCGCTGAAGGGCATCGAGCCGTCCGCGCTCCGGGAGGTGTTCGTCGAGGTGCCCGACGTGACGTGGGGCGACGTGGGCGGACTCGAGGGCACCAAAGAGCGGCTCCGCGAGACGATCCAATGGCCCCTCGACTACCCCGAGGTGTTCGAGCAGATGGACATGGAGTCGGCCAAGGGCGTACTGATGTACGGCCCGCCGGGGACGGGGAAGACCCTGCTGGCGAAGGCCGTCGCCAACGAGTCCGAGTCCAACTTCATCTCGGTGAAGGGGCCGGAGCTGTTGAACAAGTACGTGGGCGAGTCCGAGAAGGGCGTCCGCGAGATCTTCAGCAAGGCGCGCGAGAACTCGCCGACGATCGTCTTCTTCGACGAGATCGACGCGATCGCGACCGAGCGCGGGAGCAACTCCAGCGACTCGGGCGTCTCCGAGCGCGTCGTCTCCCAGCTCCTCACCGAACTCGACGGTCTCGAGACGCTGGAGGACGTGGTCGTCATCGCGACCACGAACCGTCCGGACCTCATCGACAGCGCGCTGCTTCGCCCGGGACGGCTCGACCGGCACGTCCACGTCCCCGTCCCCGACGAGGACGGCCGCCGGAAGATCTTCGAGGTCCACACGGACCACAAGCCGCTGGCGGACGACGTGGACCTCAACGCGCTGGCGCGCCGGACCGAGGGATACGTCGGGGCCGACATCGAAGCCGTCTGCCGCGAGGCGTCGATGAACGCCTCGCGGGAGTTCATCCAGTCGGTCTCGCCCGAAGAGGTCGACGATTCCGTCGGCAACGTCCGCGTGACGATGGCCCACTTCGAGGACGCCCTGGACGAGGTGAACCCCTCCGTCACCGACGAGACCAGACAGCGCTACGAGGAGATCGAACAGCGGTTCCAGAGCACGGAACCCCGCGAGCAGTCCGAGACCGAACTGGGTCGGACCTTCCAGTAG
- a CDS encoding Hsp20/alpha crystallin family protein, which yields MTQRQFTDRRDRFVRRYDYADGTVVAADLNAADEDVSVDTVDGTAIVVIAGDENDEEFEFELPGPAANVDIENGVLTIQTA from the coding sequence ATGACACAACGCCAATTCACCGACCGCCGCGACCGGTTCGTCCGGCGGTACGACTACGCGGACGGGACCGTCGTCGCGGCGGATCTGAACGCGGCCGACGAGGACGTCTCCGTCGACACCGTCGACGGAACTGCGATCGTCGTCATCGCGGGCGACGAGAATGACGAGGAGTTCGAGTTCGAACTTCCCGGTCCGGCCGCAAACGTTGACATCGAGAACGGCGTACTCACGATCCAGACCGCATGA
- a CDS encoding alpha/beta hydrolase, whose amino-acid sequence MRTVDHHGRRTAYRVLGEDPDDGIDADRSGDAEQPPDSDVPGVLCVHGSGATGELWVGLSRLADRASVAALDLSGHGDSDDVDAAPGPETLEAYAADVVAVAEATDASVLVGNSLGGAVAMWVALERDLEIDGLVLAGTGAKLTVLDDLLVWLREDFERAVEFLHEADRLFHDADDATLSRSREAMREAGRATVERDFRTCHSFDVRDRLDEIDAPTLAIVGEHDGLTPPRYHEYLAAEISDCSLRVLDDAAHLAMLERPVAFGDSVAELLDRV is encoded by the coding sequence ATGCGAACCGTCGACCACCACGGCAGGCGAACGGCGTATCGGGTCCTCGGCGAGGACCCGGACGACGGTATCGACGCCGATCGCAGCGGAGACGCCGAGCAGCCTCCCGACAGCGACGTTCCCGGCGTGCTGTGCGTCCACGGGAGCGGCGCGACCGGAGAGCTGTGGGTCGGACTGTCCCGGCTCGCCGATCGTGCGTCCGTGGCGGCGCTCGATCTCAGCGGTCACGGCGACAGCGACGACGTGGACGCCGCGCCCGGACCGGAGACGCTGGAGGCGTACGCCGCCGACGTGGTGGCCGTCGCCGAGGCGACAGACGCCTCGGTGCTCGTCGGGAACTCCCTGGGCGGCGCGGTCGCGATGTGGGTCGCGTTGGAGCGCGACCTCGAGATCGATGGCCTCGTCCTCGCCGGGACGGGCGCGAAACTAACGGTCCTCGATGATCTGCTCGTGTGGCTGCGCGAGGACTTCGAGCGCGCCGTCGAGTTCCTCCACGAGGCCGACCGGCTGTTTCACGACGCCGACGACGCGACCCTCTCGCGGTCCCGAGAGGCCATGCGTGAGGCCGGCCGTGCGACCGTCGAGCGCGACTTCCGTACCTGCCACTCGTTCGACGTTCGGGACCGACTCGACGAGATCGACGCCCCGACCCTCGCGATAGTCGGCGAACACGACGGACTGACGCCGCCGCGATACCACGAGTATCTCGCCGCCGAGATCTCCGACTGCTCGCTGCGGGTTCTCGACGACGCCGCTCACCTCGCGATGCTCGAACGTCCCGTCGCATTCGGCGATTCGGTCGCCGAACTGCTCGACCGGGTGTAG
- the panB gene encoding 3-methyl-2-oxobutanoate hydroxymethyltransferase, which produces MVTTRDIRERAADEPITMLTAYDAPTAAVVDDVGIDIVLVGDSMGNAVLGHDSTLPVTLEEVRSRTGAVARATDDALVVADMPFLSFGVDEAESVENAGRMLKEADADAVKLESGAHTVELTRRLTELGIPVMAHLGLTPQHVNETGGYQRQGTDADAAERMLELAREHEDAGAFSLVLEHVPANLAEQITEALEIPTIGIGAGSDTHGQVLVITDVLGLDEWSPPFSKQYADLRGEMAEAIGAYKREVENGEFPAEEHSHVEDDVDDVY; this is translated from the coding sequence ATGGTCACCACGCGGGACATCCGCGAGCGGGCGGCAGACGAGCCGATCACGATGCTCACGGCGTACGACGCCCCGACCGCCGCCGTCGTCGATGACGTCGGTATCGACATCGTTCTCGTCGGCGACTCCATGGGCAACGCCGTGCTCGGTCACGACTCCACGCTGCCCGTCACCCTCGAGGAGGTGCGCAGTCGAACCGGGGCCGTCGCTCGCGCGACCGACGACGCGCTCGTCGTCGCCGACATGCCGTTTCTCTCCTTCGGCGTCGACGAGGCAGAGAGCGTCGAGAACGCCGGTCGAATGCTGAAGGAGGCGGACGCGGACGCTGTGAAGCTCGAGTCCGGTGCGCATACCGTCGAGTTGACGCGTCGACTCACGGAACTCGGTATTCCCGTGATGGCACACCTGGGATTGACTCCCCAACACGTGAACGAGACCGGCGGCTACCAGCGGCAGGGCACCGACGCGGACGCCGCCGAACGAATGCTCGAGCTCGCCCGCGAACACGAGGACGCCGGCGCGTTCTCGCTGGTGCTCGAGCACGTCCCCGCGAACCTCGCCGAACAGATCACCGAGGCGCTCGAGATCCCGACGATCGGCATCGGCGCGGGCTCGGACACGCACGGACAGGTGCTCGTGATCACGGACGTGCTCGGCCTCGACGAGTGGTCGCCGCCGTTCTCGAAGCAGTACGCGGACCTCCGCGGGGAGATGGCAGAGGCGATCGGCGCGTACAAGCGGGAGGTCGAGAACGGGGAGTTCCCGGCCGAGGAACACAGCCACGTCGAAGACGACGTGGACGACGTCTACTGA
- a CDS encoding DUF5822 domain-containing protein, which produces MPERVETTDPEGVDYGWVMQTTFVLTVTFGALVVAALSAFVTLPTWGARAGFAIRVGAVIWIVTAVAVFYYEKTVRA; this is translated from the coding sequence GTGCCCGAGCGCGTCGAGACGACCGATCCCGAAGGGGTCGACTACGGCTGGGTGATGCAGACGACGTTCGTCCTCACGGTCACGTTCGGGGCGCTTGTCGTCGCCGCGCTGTCGGCGTTCGTCACCCTGCCCACGTGGGGCGCACGCGCCGGGTTCGCGATCCGTGTCGGCGCGGTGATCTGGATCGTCACCGCGGTCGCCGTGTTCTACTACGAAAAGACCGTCCGAGCGTGA
- a CDS encoding HAD hydrolase-like protein, producing MTGPADSPEAVAADANAGDDYAGYDAVVFDLDGTLVDLAVDWDAAAADAVELFERAGHDAAGADLWGLLERADAVDLRSDLEAVLADHETAGAAASARLPRADHLPLSVPTGVCSLNCEMACRTALDRHGIADHVRSVVGRDSVATYKPDPEPLLATFDGLGVAPADGLFVGDSERDAATAERAGVDFRWA from the coding sequence GTGACCGGACCCGCCGACTCACCTGAGGCGGTGGCCGCGGATGCGAACGCCGGCGACGACTACGCCGGCTACGACGCGGTCGTGTTCGACCTCGACGGCACGCTCGTCGACCTCGCTGTCGACTGGGACGCCGCCGCCGCCGACGCGGTCGAACTGTTCGAGCGCGCGGGACACGACGCCGCCGGCGCGGACCTGTGGGGGCTCCTCGAGCGCGCCGACGCGGTCGACCTCCGCTCGGACCTGGAGGCGGTGCTCGCGGACCACGAGACCGCCGGCGCGGCCGCCTCTGCCCGGCTTCCCCGCGCCGATCACCTCCCGCTGTCGGTGCCGACGGGCGTGTGCTCGCTCAACTGCGAGATGGCGTGTCGAACCGCGCTCGACCGACACGGGATCGCGGATCACGTTCGAAGCGTCGTCGGTCGCGACTCGGTCGCGACGTACAAGCCCGACCCCGAGCCGTTGCTGGCGACGTTCGACGGCCTCGGCGTCGCGCCCGCGGACGGGCTGTTCGTCGGCGACTCCGAGCGCGACGCCGCGACGGCGGAGCGCGCCGGCGTCGACTTCCGGTGGGCGTAG
- a CDS encoding acyl-CoA dehydrogenase family protein: MTNANPGPYAHSPSMLSEEERAIREVVREVAVEELRPGAREADETETFPEDAWDTLADLDLTGLTVPEEYGGFDADRSTYAVVNEELAYGQLAVATALSVHCLATSCIANFGSEAVRDEWLPEMVDGRPVGAFCLSEPDAGSNPAQMSTTAERDGDEYVLNGEKQWITNGERAGVYIVFAKTDPADDGSITQFLVPADRDGVAVGKKEEKLGLRASDTVGMQFSDVRVPERYRLTEEGKGLSAAFETLTGGRIAIAAQAVGLAQAALDEAREYVGEREQFDRPIGEIESVRNTFAEMATKVQASRLLVREAARQSDAGEDPRLAASMAKYFASESAVDVTNDAIQLHGGYGYMSEFDVERFYRDSKITTIYEGTTQIQKTIIARELL; this comes from the coding sequence ATGACGAACGCGAACCCCGGTCCGTACGCGCACTCCCCGTCGATGCTCTCGGAGGAGGAGCGTGCGATCCGCGAGGTCGTCCGGGAGGTCGCCGTCGAGGAGCTTCGCCCCGGCGCTCGGGAGGCCGACGAGACGGAGACGTTCCCGGAGGACGCGTGGGACACGCTCGCGGACCTGGACCTGACCGGCCTGACCGTCCCCGAGGAGTACGGCGGGTTCGACGCCGATCGCTCGACGTACGCGGTCGTGAACGAGGAACTCGCGTACGGACAGCTCGCGGTCGCGACCGCCCTCTCTGTACATTGCCTCGCCACCTCCTGTATCGCGAACTTCGGCTCGGAGGCGGTCAGAGACGAGTGGCTCCCCGAGATGGTCGACGGTCGACCCGTCGGCGCGTTCTGCCTCTCCGAGCCGGACGCCGGCTCGAACCCCGCACAGATGAGCACGACCGCCGAACGCGACGGCGACGAGTACGTCCTGAACGGCGAGAAGCAGTGGATCACGAACGGCGAGCGCGCCGGCGTGTACATCGTCTTCGCGAAGACCGATCCCGCTGACGACGGCTCGATCACCCAGTTCCTCGTCCCCGCCGATCGCGACGGCGTTGCCGTCGGAAAAAAGGAGGAGAAGTTGGGCCTGCGCGCCTCCGACACCGTCGGGATGCAGTTCTCGGACGTGCGCGTTCCCGAACGGTACCGGCTCACGGAGGAGGGGAAGGGGCTCTCGGCGGCGTTCGAGACGCTCACCGGCGGCCGGATCGCCATCGCCGCGCAGGCGGTCGGGCTCGCGCAGGCGGCGCTCGACGAGGCCCGAGAGTACGTCGGCGAGCGCGAACAGTTCGACCGGCCGATCGGCGAGATCGAGTCGGTCCGGAACACATTTGCAGAGATGGCGACGAAGGTACAGGCGTCGCGCCTGCTCGTCCGCGAGGCGGCCCGCCAGTCCGACGCCGGCGAGGACCCCCGGCTGGCGGCGTCGATGGCGAAGTACTTCGCCAGCGAGTCGGCCGTGGACGTGACCAACGACGCGATCCAGCTCCACGGCGGCTACGGCTACATGAGCGAGTTCGACGTGGAACGGTTCTACCGGGACTCGAAGATCACCACCATCTACGAGGGGACGACCCAGATCCAGAAGACGATCATCGCTCGGGAGCTGTTGTAA
- a CDS encoding carboxypeptidase regulatory-like domain-containing protein — protein MVLATVVLLVAVPVVGVAGISGAAGVDGTESPVGSATAPPAATQEATVTITVAVETAAGDPVDDAEITAAWDDGTDTASTASNGRAFLDVPAGARVELGVDHPDYVLNAPVVIGNATEREVGVTVRERARLTVSVEDDSAEPVADARVLLRQDGEIVVDARTDADGTYTTGVIEQREYGLTVVKEGYYRSRTDVTVGADTTATVGVERGSVTLSFSVTDDRFDPPRGVADARIDLETAGTFTTLGNGEATAQVPVNAELDVDVTKEGYETVSRTVDVGESPRAVNLTIGRTPRLNLTAVNDRVVAGERTVVRVVDAYGDPVAGATVRVDGEAVGTTGDDGSLTVRFDAEGNHTVVAETDELTAEAVTVEVVSERTALPSTASPTATATATEPPDAATATPEPDAGISIPGFTPITAALAMVTLGALAAVRIGRSRRAD, from the coding sequence ATGGTCCTCGCGACGGTCGTCCTCCTAGTGGCGGTGCCGGTCGTCGGAGTCGCCGGAATATCCGGTGCCGCCGGCGTCGACGGAACCGAGAGTCCCGTCGGCTCCGCGACGGCCCCGCCGGCCGCGACACAAGAGGCGACTGTCACCATCACGGTCGCCGTCGAGACGGCCGCGGGCGACCCCGTCGACGACGCGGAGATCACCGCCGCGTGGGACGACGGCACCGACACCGCGTCGACCGCCAGCAACGGCCGCGCGTTCCTCGACGTGCCAGCCGGCGCTCGTGTCGAACTCGGCGTCGATCACCCGGATTACGTGCTGAACGCGCCGGTAGTCATCGGAAACGCCACAGAGCGTGAGGTCGGCGTCACCGTCCGCGAACGGGCCCGGCTCACGGTCTCCGTCGAGGACGACTCCGCCGAGCCGGTCGCCGACGCCCGGGTCCTGCTCAGACAGGACGGTGAGATCGTCGTTGACGCCCGAACCGACGCCGACGGCACGTACACGACGGGCGTGATCGAACAGCGCGAGTACGGTCTGACAGTCGTCAAGGAGGGCTACTACCGGTCGCGGACCGACGTGACCGTCGGCGCGGATACGACCGCCACCGTCGGAGTCGAGCGCGGGTCGGTCACGCTCTCGTTCAGCGTTACCGACGACCGCTTCGACCCGCCCCGTGGGGTCGCCGACGCGCGGATCGACCTGGAGACCGCCGGCACGTTCACCACCCTCGGCAACGGCGAGGCGACCGCGCAGGTGCCGGTGAACGCCGAACTCGACGTCGACGTGACGAAGGAGGGGTACGAGACGGTGAGCCGGACCGTCGACGTTGGGGAGTCCCCGCGAGCGGTGAATCTCACGATCGGGCGGACGCCCCGGCTGAATCTCACCGCCGTCAACGACCGCGTCGTCGCCGGCGAGCGCACGGTCGTCCGCGTCGTCGACGCCTACGGCGACCCGGTCGCCGGCGCGACCGTTCGCGTCGACGGCGAGGCCGTCGGCACCACCGGCGACGACGGCTCGCTGACCGTCCGGTTCGACGCCGAGGGGAACCACACCGTCGTCGCCGAGACGGACGAGTTGACCGCAGAGGCGGTGACCGTCGAGGTGGTGAGCGAGCGGACGGCGCTCCCGTCGACCGCGTCGCCGACCGCGACGGCCACAGCGACCGAGCCGCCGGACGCCGCGACTGCGACGCCCGAGCCCGACGCCGGGATCAGCATCCCCGGGTTCACTCCGATCACGGCCGCACTCGCGATGGTCACGCTCGGGGCGCTGGCGGCGGTACGAATCGGTCGATCACGGCGAGCTGACTGA
- a CDS encoding alanine--tRNA ligase-related protein yields MSDSLAPAEPTVRSFETSVESVDGTEVTLAETYFYPEGGGQPPDRGTVAGVPVVDVQSRDDAVVHTLAEEPALSVGDAVAGVVDDDFRTYCMRAHTASHVLYGAGRRLLDDLGYGGFGIRAASPERRNPDAGITDGDGGDVAAPSADEEKVRVDFVTSTEITDEVLVELERLVNRAVWDARAVTWEERPVEAAREDGAVAFNTKTEEGVMADADTVRVVEIEGWDAAACGGTHVANTSEIGPVTVLGRSNPGEGLTRVEFAVGPAGIRRRADTHGAALDAARTLGVALEDLPEAVERVDDEREEALAEATALREEALVRRVRGFDRVDRDGVGWRVGSVSGVDANAVGEAAQTVVRGESAGSESGDAAVADAPHAVAAVGDGESPFVVVAVDPAVDAVDAGDVVDRVTDEFGGGGGGSPAFAQGGGLDAEPDAVVSFLRSP; encoded by the coding sequence ATGAGCGATTCGCTCGCGCCGGCCGAGCCGACCGTTCGGTCTTTCGAGACGAGCGTCGAGTCGGTCGACGGCACAGAAGTCACGCTCGCGGAGACGTACTTCTACCCCGAGGGCGGGGGCCAGCCTCCGGACCGCGGCACCGTCGCCGGGGTCCCGGTCGTCGACGTCCAGTCGCGCGACGACGCGGTGGTACACACCCTCGCCGAGGAGCCCGCGCTCTCGGTCGGCGACGCGGTAGCCGGCGTCGTCGACGACGACTTCCGAACGTACTGCATGCGTGCCCACACCGCCAGCCACGTCCTGTACGGTGCGGGCCGACGACTGCTAGACGACCTCGGATACGGCGGCTTCGGGATCCGCGCGGCCTCCCCGGAGCGACGGAACCCCGATGCCGGCATCACCGACGGCGACGGCGGGGATGTCGCCGCCCCGAGCGCCGACGAGGAGAAGGTCCGCGTCGACTTCGTGACGAGCACGGAGATCACAGACGAGGTGCTGGTCGAGCTGGAGCGACTGGTCAACCGCGCGGTCTGGGACGCCCGGGCGGTCACGTGGGAGGAGCGGCCCGTCGAGGCGGCCCGCGAGGACGGCGCGGTCGCGTTCAACACGAAGACCGAGGAGGGCGTGATGGCCGACGCGGACACCGTCCGAGTCGTCGAGATCGAGGGGTGGGACGCCGCCGCCTGCGGCGGCACGCACGTCGCCAACACGTCCGAGATCGGTCCGGTGACGGTCCTCGGCCGCTCGAACCCCGGCGAGGGGCTCACCCGCGTCGAGTTCGCGGTCGGACCCGCCGGGATCCGTCGCCGCGCGGACACCCACGGCGCGGCGCTCGACGCCGCCAGAACGCTCGGGGTCGCGCTCGAGGACCTTCCCGAGGCCGTCGAGCGCGTCGACGACGAGCGCGAGGAGGCGCTCGCGGAGGCGACCGCGCTGCGCGAGGAGGCGCTCGTCCGGCGGGTCCGCGGCTTCGACAGGGTCGACCGCGACGGCGTCGGCTGGCGAGTCGGTTCCGTCTCGGGAGTCGACGCGAACGCCGTCGGCGAGGCGGCCCAGACGGTCGTCCGCGGGGAGTCCGCCGGATCGGAATCCGGTGACGCCGCGGTCGCTGACGCCCCCCACGCGGTCGCGGCCGTCGGCGACGGGGAGTCACCGTTCGTCGTCGTCGCCGTGGACCCGGCCGTCGACGCCGTGGACGCCGGCGACGTGGTCGACCGGGTGACCGACGAGTTCGGCGGCGGAGGCGGCGGATCGCCGGCGTTCGCACAGGGCGGCGGTCTCGACGCGGAACCCGACGCAGTCGTCTCGTTCCTCCGGTCGCCGTAG
- a CDS encoding transcriptional regulator gives MAKYSTGSGGGGDDGGACELCGREDASLSRANVAGADLLVCSDCAPHDDSARGGGRGGRGGSGSGGGGGGGGGSRGEDEPNRKKRAAQNVAKAMDAGTGDSRRWEEEGTDYEEDRLPYLVDDYGETVTEARQDAGMSVDDLAAELGVDAEQVHAVEEGRAARAGVGGSVVRAIEKELDVVLVDE, from the coding sequence ATGGCGAAGTACTCCACCGGAAGCGGCGGAGGCGGCGACGACGGCGGCGCGTGCGAGCTGTGCGGCCGCGAGGATGCGAGCCTCTCGCGCGCCAACGTCGCCGGCGCGGATCTGCTGGTCTGTTCCGACTGTGCCCCCCACGACGACAGCGCGCGCGGCGGCGGCCGCGGCGGTCGCGGCGGCTCGGGTTCGGGCGGCGGAGGCGGCGGAGGCGGCGGATCCCGCGGCGAGGACGAGCCGAACCGCAAGAAACGGGCGGCCCAGAACGTCGCGAAGGCGATGGACGCGGGAACGGGCGACTCCAGACGCTGGGAGGAGGAGGGCACCGACTACGAGGAGGACCGGCTCCCGTACCTCGTCGACGACTACGGGGAGACGGTCACGGAGGCGCGACAGGACGCCGGCATGAGCGTCGACGACCTCGCGGCCGAACTCGGCGTCGACGCCGAGCAGGTCCACGCGGTCGAGGAGGGACGCGCGGCTCGCGCGGGCGTCGGCGGGTCCGTGGTGCGAGCGATCGAGAAGGAGTTGGACGTGGTCCTCGTGGACGAATAA
- a CDS encoding D-2-hydroxyacid dehydrogenase, whose protein sequence is MRIVVTRQKIHGHPAEEFAAALRERLPDHEVVVADTPEREREALRTADVATGEGYAVEEHLDDAASLRLFAGVYAGTGHLDLDAFEEAGVAVTNASGVHGPNISEYVIGALVALARDFRRATRQQDRREWRAYPTTELYDSTVTVVGLGAIGTAVVDRLEPFGVETLGVRYTPEKGGPTDEVFGFDELHDALARTDHLVLACPLTDDTEGLIDREAIRTLPPQATLVNIARGPVVDTDDLVYALRWNQIRGAFLDVTDPEPLPEDHPLWGFDDVHITPHNAGHTPRYFDRVADILAGNVERLAAADGVGDAGDTGDTGDAGDDVPGEDPGDGSPVPAGVDLENRVV, encoded by the coding sequence ATGCGAATCGTCGTAACACGACAGAAGATCCACGGCCATCCGGCCGAGGAGTTCGCGGCGGCGCTGCGCGAGCGACTACCGGACCACGAGGTCGTGGTCGCGGACACGCCCGAACGCGAGCGCGAGGCGCTTCGGACGGCCGACGTGGCTACCGGCGAGGGGTACGCCGTCGAGGAGCACCTCGACGACGCGGCGTCGCTGCGGCTGTTCGCCGGCGTGTACGCCGGCACCGGACATCTCGATCTGGACGCCTTCGAGGAGGCGGGGGTCGCGGTGACGAACGCCTCGGGGGTGCACGGGCCGAACATCTCCGAGTACGTGATCGGCGCGCTCGTCGCGCTCGCCCGCGACTTTCGACGAGCGACGCGTCAGCAGGACCGTCGCGAGTGGCGCGCGTACCCCACGACGGAACTGTACGACTCGACGGTGACGGTCGTCGGTCTGGGGGCGATCGGGACGGCCGTCGTCGACCGCCTGGAGCCGTTCGGCGTCGAGACGCTCGGCGTGCGCTACACCCCGGAGAAGGGCGGGCCGACCGACGAGGTGTTCGGCTTCGACGAGTTGCACGACGCGCTCGCGCGGACGGACCACCTCGTGCTCGCGTGCCCGCTGACCGACGACACGGAGGGACTGATCGACCGCGAGGCGATCCGGACGCTCCCGCCGCAGGCGACGCTGGTGAACATCGCCCGCGGCCCGGTCGTCGACACCGACGACCTGGTGTACGCGCTGCGCTGGAACCAGATCCGCGGGGCGTTCCTCGACGTGACCGACCCCGAACCGCTGCCCGAGGACCACCCGCTGTGGGGGTTCGACGACGTACACATCACCCCGCACAACGCCGGCCACACCCCCCGCTACTTCGACCGCGTCGCCGACATCCTCGCGGGCAACGTCGAGCGACTCGCGGCGGCTGACGGGGTCGGAGACGCGGGCGACACGGGCGACACGGGCGACGCGGGCGACGACGTGCCCGGGGAGGACCCGGGCGACGGATCGCCCGTCCCCGCCGGCGTGGACCTGGAGAACCGGGTCGTCTGA